A stretch of bacterium DNA encodes these proteins:
- the miaA gene encoding tRNA (adenosine(37)-N6)-dimethylallyltransferase MiaA has translation MKKIIIICGPTASGKTRVGVEIAKRFRGEIISADSQQVWRGFDVGTAKPTREERAAIPHHLIDVADPSERFDAAQFVSLADRAISEIISRNGTPFVVGGTGMYLRMLMHGICEAPPRDEDVRAELEAEIASVGLPALHARLSEIDPASASRVSPNDRTRIVRALEIHALTGEAPSALRSAHGFAERRYEALKIGLDLTRDELYRRINARVDDMIARGLVAEVRLLLEKYGPGSPPFSAVGYKEILSHAGGKIDLAHAVELMKQSTRRFAKRQLTWFRADQEIRWFEAADIAGIVQAVKDFIV, from the coding sequence TTGAAAAAAATCATAATAATCTGTGGTCCCACGGCTTCCGGAAAGACCCGCGTCGGAGTTGAGATCGCGAAACGTTTCCGCGGGGAGATCATATCCGCGGACTCGCAGCAGGTCTGGCGCGGATTCGACGTGGGCACCGCGAAGCCGACGCGGGAAGAGCGCGCGGCGATCCCTCACCATCTCATAGACGTAGCGGACCCCTCTGAGCGCTTCGACGCAGCGCAGTTCGTCTCGCTAGCGGATCGGGCGATTTCCGAAATCATCTCGCGCAACGGAACTCCATTCGTCGTCGGCGGCACAGGCATGTATCTTCGCATGCTCATGCACGGGATCTGCGAGGCCCCTCCGCGCGACGAGGATGTGCGCGCAGAACTCGAGGCGGAGATCGCCTCCGTCGGATTGCCGGCGCTCCACGCGAGGCTTTCGGAGATAGATCCTGCATCCGCATCGCGGGTATCGCCGAATGATCGCACCCGCATAGTCCGCGCGCTTGAGATTCATGCACTCACCGGAGAGGCGCCGAGCGCATTGAGATCAGCGCACGGTTTTGCCGAGCGTAGGTACGAGGCCCTCAAAATCGGCCTCGATCTTACTCGTGATGAGCTGTATCGGCGGATCAATGCCCGCGTCGACGACATGATCGCCCGGGGGCTAGTGGCCGAGGTGAGGCTTCTCCTCGAGAAATACGGCCCCGGCTCACCGCCGTTCTCGGCAGTCGGCTACAAGGAGATCCTCTCCCATGCCGGCGGCAAGATCGATCTTGCGCATGCGGTCGAACTCATGAAGCAGAGCACACGCCGCTTTGCCAAACGCCAGCTGACATGGTTCAGGGCGGATCAGGAGATCAGGTGGTTTGAGGCCGCCGATATTGCGGGGATCGTGCAGGCCGTGAAGGATTTCATCGTTTGA
- the eno gene encoding phosphopyruvate hydratase codes for MATILEVQGREILDSRGNPTVEVDVLAEGGILGRAAVPSGASTGVHEAVELRDGDKKRYLGKGVLNAVENVNTKIRKALKGMPVTGQHVIDSTLIELDGTPNKGKLGANAILGASLAAARAAAIHQAKPFSDYIGSLYGARNSTLLPVPMMNILNGGQHADNNVDIQEWMIVPLGAPNFRECLRMGAEIFHNLKKVLKDMGLATSVGDEGGFAPNLKSNQEALDVIMKAIDNAGYRPGEQVALAIDSAASSFYENGVYTLDAEANPKKSAEELISWYEGLIAKYPIISIEDGLAEDDWAGWKLMNQRLGDKIQIVGDDIFVTNPTRLKRGIEEKAANSILIKLNQIGTLSETLQCIRDAHTAKFTTVISHRSGETCDSTIADLAVGVNAGQIKTGSVSRSDRIAKYNQLLRIEEHLGSRASFGGRKVFAR; via the coding sequence GTGGCTACGATTCTCGAAGTGCAAGGTCGTGAAATACTGGATTCCCGCGGCAACCCGACGGTTGAAGTCGATGTCCTCGCGGAGGGCGGAATACTCGGCCGCGCTGCGGTTCCGTCCGGCGCCTCCACGGGCGTGCACGAGGCGGTGGAGCTGCGCGACGGAGACAAAAAACGCTACCTCGGCAAGGGCGTGCTGAACGCCGTGGAGAACGTCAACACGAAGATCCGCAAGGCGCTCAAAGGGATGCCGGTCACGGGGCAGCACGTCATAGACTCCACGCTCATCGAGCTGGACGGCACGCCCAACAAGGGCAAGCTCGGCGCGAACGCGATACTGGGCGCGTCGCTGGCAGCCGCGAGGGCGGCCGCTATCCACCAGGCCAAGCCGTTCTCCGATTACATCGGCTCGCTCTACGGCGCGCGCAACTCGACGCTCTTGCCGGTCCCCATGATGAACATACTCAACGGCGGCCAGCACGCGGACAACAACGTGGATATCCAGGAATGGATGATCGTGCCTCTCGGCGCGCCTAACTTCCGCGAATGCCTGCGCATGGGCGCCGAAATCTTCCACAACCTCAAAAAGGTGCTCAAGGATATGGGGCTGGCCACCTCGGTCGGCGACGAGGGCGGGTTCGCTCCCAACCTCAAGTCCAACCAGGAGGCGCTCGACGTGATCATGAAGGCGATAGACAACGCGGGCTACAGGCCGGGCGAGCAGGTCGCGCTTGCGATCGATTCGGCGGCCTCATCCTTCTACGAGAACGGCGTCTATACGCTCGATGCGGAGGCCAATCCCAAGAAGAGCGCCGAGGAACTCATCAGCTGGTACGAGGGGTTGATCGCGAAATATCCGATCATCTCCATCGAGGACGGGCTGGCCGAGGACGATTGGGCCGGCTGGAAGCTCATGAACCAGAGGTTGGGCGATAAGATCCAGATCGTGGGCGACGACATCTTCGTCACGAATCCCACGAGGCTCAAACGCGGCATCGAGGAGAAGGCGGCAAACTCCATCCTCATCAAACTCAACCAGATCGGCACGCTTTCCGAGACGCTGCAGTGCATACGCGACGCGCACACGGCGAAATTCACCACCGTCATATCGCATCGCTCGGGCGAGACCTGCGATTCCACGATCGCGGACCTGGCGGTGGGCGTGAACGCTGGCCAGATCAAGACGGGCAGTGTTT